TTTGCACGACGAGGATCTCGCCGACTTTGAATTCTGAATAAGCCGTTAGCACCGTGAGGGTCGTTGCTGTATCAATAGACTGTACATAACCCCGCGCCCAATCGTTGTCGAAAGCCAGGCTTTTATCTAAAGCCAAGGCCTGCAACGAAAAAAAACTCAGGATTAAACACACAATGTACTTCATGCCGTCTTTTTAAAAACCTTCTCAAAGCTAATAAGCATCGCAAAAGAAATCGCCAGAGCCATTGGCCCCACCCATAAAGCCATACTAATTCCGTAGCGATCCGTCAAATATCCCACAAGACCGTGCATGCACACAGTAAAAAATGACTGTATCGCCATGCTGTATGAAACCGCCGAGTCCATGTTCTTTTCGTAGTGGCCAGCCGTGTACAAGACTGCGAGCGGATAGAAGGGAGCCATAAACAGCCCGGAAAGTGCCAGGAAGAATGGAAAGCCCTGCAGGCCTACCGCACAAGAAAGCATTGAGCTCAACAAAAAGAAGCCGAGCATCTGGCGAAGCGGCCATTTAAAATGCACAAACGTAAACAACAACCGGCCCGCCAGCAGGAAAAAGAAAAAACCAGTTAAGTAATAGCTCGACTGCTGAAGATCCATTCCCAGCTCACGGCGCACAAAGAGCGGCAAACGCGACGACACCATGATTTCTGCTAAAACATAAAACGCCAAAGTCACCGCCAGATAAATCTGCCCAAAGTGATCTTTGCGGGTTTGTGGCACCGGCGGAGTCAGCGCAGAGACCGAGGATTTGCGGTCCGCCGTCCCACGATCACGCCACAAAAAAGAGCCCGCGAGCAATGCCACAGGCACAATAGCCACGACATAGAAAACATAGCGCCATGAGCCGAGCCAGGAGCTAAAAACTGCCACCACGAGAGGAGCTAAAACCGACGCTAGACCATAATTCGAATGCAGTCCTGCGAGCATCTGCTGACGCTTATTCGGCAACGATCCCACACTGACAAGCACATTCTGAACGACGCCGACGATCCCGAGGCTGGCTCCAAAGATTGCGGCGAAAAAAAGCATCCAGCCAAAATCTTGAACAGAGCCCATACCGACAAGGCCCACTGCCATTAACAAGAGTGAAAACTGCAAAGTGCGAACGCGACTCCAACGTAGGAACAATACACGCACAAAGAGGCTCCCGAGGAAACCGCAGAAAGAACTGATCGCGTAGTAGACTGCACCCTTTGTATCGCTAACGTGAAAGGCCTGAATAATCTCGGGAAATAAAGGACCACGAATATTATCGCTAATCCCTAAAGCAAAGAGACTTAAGTACGCTAAAATGATGTATCCCCAAATCACTTCGTGGCCGCCTGATTCTTCAAAACATTGAAAACTTGGAGAATCTTATCACGGCCAACATCATCAAGGCTACCAAAAGCCTTCTGCGCTTGGAATAAAGTGTATTCACCGATTGTCGGCTTCTTGCCTTTATAGACGAGGAATAAGAAGAAGTCCGTCACCATAAAGTCGGCCTTGATCGGCGACTCGTTTTTCATAAATTCCAAGAAGCGCGGAGCGGCTTTTTTGAGTTCTTCCTTATTCAACTTACCATCATGGTTTTCATCATAAACGCTCATGAGACTTTCAGTGTAATGCAAGATCATAACCGCCGTACGGAGATCGGCGGTCTCGACTTTGCCACCATTGGCTGCGGATACCCGAGCTGACGCCATCAAGTTGCCATAGAAGGCTTTCCACTGATCGTCTTTCATATGCATGACTTCAAGAACCATCCCCGGAAGGTTGTTAAAATACCTTGGGAAGTTTTGGCGCAGAACACGGCTAAAGCACGCCTCGTCCATCCAAGGATAGCCAAAGATGTCCAGCTCTTTGAGCGCGCATGTTTTTAGCAGATCCTGACGAATAGACTCGGCCGAAGACATTCCTCCGGAGATCAAAAGACTGACAAAATCAAAAGTCTCGTTCGCATCCATCACGTTGTTACCGTTACCGCCCGATGTAAAGAAGTTGGCTTCTTTAAAGCTGCGGGCTCCGGAGTTCTTACTGCGCGGGTCGAACGCTTTTAGTTCAACACCGAGCTGATTGAAGTCCGTGTACCACTGTTCAAGCCCAGACTCGATGATGGTTTCCTGCGAAAGAACCGGATTGTGAGTATTGCCGTATCCCAAAAGCATGGCGCGGCTCAAAGCACGCATCACGTTCCAACGAGTGAGCGAACCCCATGTCTGACGATACAGACTCGGGCTTCCCATAACAACTTGGCGGCCGTCTTGATTGAAGAACACCGGGAATTTACGAATGAGAAGTCCCGTGCCTTCACTCCAAGCCTCGCGAAGAGCTTCTTGTTCCAAGCTTTCAACGGAATAATTATCAGCAATAGTTTTGTCCGCGTTAAAATCTTTTAAAGCAGCATCGATTTCAGCAAAACTGATGGTGTTTTGAGCATCGAACTTCAGGCCATCAATAAATTCCTGATGGAGCTGAAAAATCTTAACTTCGTGTCGGAGGGCCACGATGTGGTTGCGTTCAAGCCCCAAGAGACCGCGCGAGTCCCCTCGGCGCTGAGGATCCAGCATTCTTAAAATAATTTTTTTATAAGTTTCTTTAATCGCAGCAGAACTGAGACCCATCGGAATAAAACCGCGGCTTCCCATAATATCTAAAAGACTGTCGATGCTTGCAAAAGAAATTGCGCCGTCACGCTGAACTGGCAAACTCTTTTCAAGCAGATCCAGCGCGTCTTTTAAGACAAGCACCATGGCTTTTTCTCTCTCAAGCGAGCTAACTTGCTTCTGCTTGATGAGATCAAGCGGGAGCTGTTTTGTCGGATCGTCGGTCTTAATAAAATAGACGTAACGAAGAGCTTCGCGGTAAACACCCATGACCGTGTTTAAAGCCACGTGCCAGTCGTGAATGTCACTGAGATTATTGCGGTCCCCGATCAAAACGTTCTTCGCCGCTTCGACCAGAGCAAAGTTGCTGCTGAGTTTCTCAGTCAAATAGAAGGGCTCCGCCGCATTGATGAACTTTTCAAGGCCATCCATGAACTTCTTAAGATCATCAAAGGCATAGTTTGAGTTCACGACATCGACTTGCTTAAAGATCTGCCAGATGCCATCGGCGAACAAATCAGTCGCATTATCCACCTGAATCCACGTTGGCTGTTTATTCGCAGCCAAAAGAGTCGGCATATACGGCGCCACTTTTTTAGCCTGATCGCGAACCACATCTAAAAGCTCAACCAAGCGCTGGATTTCGGTCTTTGTAATGTATTTATCGGACCCACCGAGCAGGACTTGTTTTAATTTAAACAGCTCACCGCCAAACTCGGAGCTCACGTTATTCTTTTTAAGGAAGTACTTACCAAAGAAATTACGCAGGTCTTCCATTGTATAGGCGTCTGGATAAGTTCCCTTGGTTTTACTTTTAAAATATACCAAGGCATCTTTGGCACAATCAAAACCACTATGAATATCGCTGTCACTCACCGTTCCTTGAAGGAACTTATTGATTTCTTCAGGCAGAGCCTGCAAACAGGCAAAACGCGCATTGGACATTTCAATCGTCTGCGGAGTTTCGCGTTTTTCATCGAGGAAATTAGTGCATGACACCGCTCCAGTCAGGGTGACGGCCAAAAGCAGACTGAAAGATAGGAGCGTGTTTTTAGAAAACATAAGCAGCTCCCACCATGAACCGGTCTAGGTTTCTATACTGGGCGATTTCATTCTGATTTTGCGCTGTCAACTCGCCCGCACGAACGAGCTCAAGCTCGCTGAAGCCACTCCACAGAGAACTAAAGCGATAGTTCAGCATCCACTGAATATATTCAAAGTCATTCTGCGTGCTCATGGTATAGCTTGCGTGCGATGTGAGGCGGCGGTTGCTCTTGAGCAAGAAGCGGTTATCCATAGAGATCTTCACCGCCTGCTGGAAAGGATAGCGCATTGTTAATGGCGCACGGTCGGCACTGGCCATATCTCCGACCTCGCGCACTTCGCCACCATAGATATTGATACTTTGTAACGAGATCGTCGTTGATTTAAAAATCAGCTCGACAAAAGGGCTCACGAGGGTCGCATCTTGAAACTCAGGATGAGTCCACTTTTCATCAAACTCGAGATCTTTTTGTGGACGATCATAAACACCGCTGATTCCATAGCGGAAGTAGCCTATTTTATGAGACAGATCCAGACCACTCAACGAATGGAAGAAAACCTGCGGCTTCAAATCCACAACACCGCGGAGCTTGCTTGTGTCCAGCAAACCGCTGTAGCCAAGCGCCAACTCATTGGAGGGCTTATACATATAAGACATCTGCGCCAGCGCCTCATCAGGATTCCCGAAAGTCAGCTTCGCACCATAGCTTGTCTGGAAAACGACTTGGGTTTCATCCGGGCGCTCGAAGTTGTAATCGACATCCGTGACTTCTTGGAAAATACGCACAGACTCCGGCGGACGACGGAACCACGGATTGCCGCGCACGAAAGTACCGTTAGAAATCTCAAACGTCGGCCCTTGATTAGGAATGAAGAGCGGCGACGCAAACATCGTCACAGAGTAAAACTCGCGGTCGGCCTGCCAGAAGAGACCTGAAAGACCTTGTTGTTGCGGACTCAGAGGGTTCCATTGAAAAAGCGGCTGCCACAAACCGAAGTTCCAACGGCGATCGAGCTCATTCCAGTTCATCAGCTTGCGGCCGATAACGAGCTTTTCGTTCTCAGACGGTTTTGTTTGGAAATAAATTTCTGTAATATTTAAATAATTTAATAACGGTGCACCGAAAGCCACCGCGCCCTCGATATCCATCTTCACCATATCATCGGTAAACGGCGAACTTTTTAAGCCTAAGCCCACGAATTGATAATTAGATTTTTGATTGGCTTCAAAAGACGGACTAATAAAAGAGTCCGAGAACAGGCGGAAATCAGAACGCAATTGCGCCATAGCCTGACCACTGAAAAGGGTCAGTCCCAGGATAAAGGTAATGGCTTTCGATAATACGTTCCAATTCAGCATGAATTCTCCTGCCAGGGCCTTATTCATCAAATCCTATGCCCGGAAAACTGGGGGCGAGGGCCAACCCTCCCTTTTTGAGGTGTCAAATATTGGACAGGCGACGTTTTTTGGCGCAAGGCTTTTGCCACCGCCAAGGATCTTTGCTAGAGTCCCAACATGGCAGAAAAAGCCCGTTTTTTAATCATTCGCTTCTCCGCATTTGGTGATGTGACTCAGAGTCTCAGCATTCCGTCGGCTATAAAAAAAGCCTATCCGGAGGCTGAAGTTCATTGGATCACGCGCAAGGATATGGCGCCGCTCTTGCGCCATCATCCGGCCATCGATCAAATCTGGGAGTACGATCGCAAGACAGGTCTCAAGGGACTGTTTGCTTTGTTAAAAACCATGAGCACTCTGCACTTCAGCCATATTTACGATGCCCACAACAACCTGCGTTCGCGCATGGTTTACTGGCGTCTGGGCTTGCTCCGCTCAACAAAGTTTATCCGCCGTTCACAAAAGCGCTGGAAAAGATTCTTGCTGTTTAAGCTGCATAAAAATACTTACGAGATGCCGTTTTCTGGACAGCGTGATCTGCTCGAGCCACTGGCTCCGTGGGGGATTGAAAAATCCTTGCCGCCGGCTCCGCAGATTTTTATCGATCCGACAGATCTTGAAAAAGCCGATGCCCTTTTGGGTGAGTGGAAAGATAAAAAGTATGTCGCCCTCGCCCCGTCAGCGGCTTACTTCCTAAAGCGTTGGCCGGTTTCGCACTTTAAGCAGCTGATTCAGCTGATGCCAGATTTGAATTTTGTCCTTCTCGGCGGCCCTGAAGACCGCTTTATCGAAGAACTTCTTAACGTCGCTCCAGAGCGTACGCTGAATACAGCCGGCAAAGCGCCACTGACTGTGAGTGCGGCCCTGGTTAAAAAATCTCAGGTACTGGTTGCGAACGATACAGGACTCTTACATGTGGGCGAGCAGCTCGGTAAGCCGTCCATCGCGTTGATGGGCCCGGCTCCGTTTGGCTTTCCTTCGCGCCCGAGCACAAAGATCATGGAACTAAATCTGCCTTGCCGCCCGTGCAGCAAACATGGCCAGGGACCCTGTGTAAATCAAATCTATCATCAATGCCTCGTCGATATTACTCCAGCTCAGGTTGCGACCGAAGTTCGCAGCAAGCTGGGAGTGAGCCTCTGATGATGCCGGCGTTATATCGCTTTTTTCTTTACCCCCTCGCCTTTGGGATTTTACAGATCCTCCGCCCACTCTTAGGAAAAAAAGCCAAGCAGATGGTGATCGACAAAAACAATCATTTTTTCGAAGTGAAAAATAAAACGGCGGAGTGGATCGCTGCGCACCGCCCGTTTTGGATCCACGCCGCGAGCGGTGAAATTGAGTATGCTCGCCCGGTGATCCGTGAACTTAAAAATAAGTTTCCAAATATCCCGGTGATTGTGACCTTCTCTTCCCCGTCTGCGAAAAAGATCATCAAGAGCCTCGCCGATGTTGATGCCTGGGGAAGCCTGCCTTGGGATTTCCACGGTGACTGCGCAGAATTTGTTGAAAAGTGGCAACCGCGCGCATGGCTCATCGCCCGCACAGATGTGTGGCCCGTGATGGCGACAGTCTGTCGGGAAAAAAATATTCCAAGCCTTCTTTTTGCCGCGACCTTTGCGGAAAATAGCTCCCGTCTTCGTGGGGCTTCGGCAAAAATCACCGAATGGGCTCTGAATCAGTTGTCTGAAGTTCACTGCGTGTCCCTCGACGACGTCCAACAGCTCGAGAAACTTAAACTGCAAGTGCCCGTTCATGTTCATGGCGACACCCGCTTTGATCAGGTTTTCTATCGTCTGCAACACCCAAAAGCGATCAAGAACGAGCTTCGCCCGACGGTGGGCAGCCCGGTTTTTGTTGCAGGCTCTACTTGGCCTGAAGATGAAAAAGTTGTTCTGCCGGCTTTTGCGACGATTAAGAAAAACTGCAAAATGATTCTCGCCCCGCATGAGATTCATGAAAGTCATATGCAGGATTTAGAACGCCAGCTGAAAGATCTGAGCCTTACCTACTGCAAGTACTCAACAGCCAGCCAATGGAAGAGTGAAGACGTCCTGATTGTTGACCAGGTGGGCATCCTTGCCGAGGTCTATACGTGGGGCAGTGTCGCTTTTGTCGGCGGATCGTTCCGTAAGCAAGTGCACAGCGTGATGGAGCCCCTCGCCGCAGGCCTTCCGGTCCTTGTTGGTCCCTATCATCACAACAATCGCGAGGCGCTGGTTTTTAAAAATAAATCAGTCGGTGGACATCCAGCAGTGACGGAAGTGCTTGATTCCGAAACATGCGCAGCAACGCTTTCTCTTCTCATTTTGAGCCGCGCCGTTTTTCCTCAGGCTTTGCAAAAAGAACTTTCACCCTATCTGCATTCGAGTCAGAGTGTTGTAAATTGGTGTGTCCAAAAAGCTCACTAGTCCTTAGTTTGTTTGGGCCATTTGCAACTTATATTCGTATTCGCTTTAGCTGGCCACGGAAGCTCCGATAAAAACACTATGGAGCACAAAGCCTTAGCGTATATAGCCGGATTTTTACTGACCGCCTCTACCGCATTTGCTCAGGAGGGCCACTTCAAAAAACCTCTCTGGTTTGATGTTGTCAACAACGGGGTCAAACTCCGTGATCCTGTCATTCAGTACGACCTTAGCTCAAAAGATACTTTGAAATGGGGCCCACTGAATCTCAAAGAGGACTTCTTTTCTATTAACCTGACCTCCCGTCAGAAACTCGATGCCGAAGGCTCGAAGATGGCGTTCTACAATCAAGAGGACATGGTGCTCTTCTTCGATTGGCCGAGTGAAATCCTGCCCTATGGTAAACTCGACGTCACCGACGCGAACGGAAACTCGGTCTGGAGCAAACAGCTCGGCGAGGCGGAAATTCAAGGCTGGCATGAGAAGATCGTGCAAGTCAAAGAGCAGCTTCACAAGCAAGGCAAGAGCGATACCGACATTGAAAACAACAATCTTTTGAAAAAGACCTATGCCTTCTTCCGCTCAAAGAGCGAACCCGGTCCTGAGCTTAAGATCAACGAAGCTTATAAATTTTGTTTGCAAAATGCTCTTTCTCCGGAAGCTTCGGTCAGAATCTGCACGCCCTTCTACACGATGAAAACCGTGGGAACGCAAATTGAAATGCAAATTGAACATAAAGCCAAAGGTGTTAGTCCCACAGTAAAATTTGAAAACAAAGAACAAGCTCTCGCAGGCCGCATCGCTGTGGAGGCTGAAAAGCCCGTCAGCTTCTTTGCACAGCTGAAATCTGGCGCCCTCGTAGAATTCACAAGCACGGTTCCGGCTTTGAAAGTCTACGACATGAGTACCGAGCAGATCGTCGGCGAAAATCCGGCTCCTGTCTTTATTAAATCCGAAGCCCTTCAAAGCAAAGATCCACTTGATCCGAAAAACAAGCTTTGGAAAGCTTCAAGCAAATCCGTCGACAAAAGCATTTTCTTGCCGGGAGTGGCCGGTGGATTTTTCCAGTACGATATTGCCATTGAGCACCTGCCAGCGGAAAACCTCCGCCCTTATGCCGACGAACGAAACCTGAATGTCACCTACTCTAGCGAAGACAACCTCAAGATCACTCGCAACGGCAAAAAAGAGCCGGAGACGTGGACGACACTCAATCCACAAAAAGAAAAATGGAACCGCAGTTATCTTGCGACAAAGGATGAAAAATACGAATACAAGTCCTATTTGGATATCTATCGCGGTTACGCCGGCGAAGCGAGCTTACGTCTGACAGGCCTCGCTGCGAGTGGCGGAAAAACAGCGGGCATGGCCGAAGTACATTTGGGATATTGGTTCAACTCGATTGCAGGCTGGGACAATTATTACCTGTCACGCCAGCGCTGGGGCCTCAGTGCGAAGTACGTGAGTTTGCTGTCAACCATCCCCGCCACGGCTGACGACGGCACTGTCGAAGACGTAAAAATCCAATCCACCATCGTCGACCTCAAGTACCGTTTTACTCCAGGCCTCTGGGAAAGAGACGAAAGCTGGGGAGCTCTCATTTCTTATGAAAACCTGTCTTATGGCGACTACAAAGTTCCAAAACTCGGTTACGGAATTTTCTGGGCCCGCTCGATGCCAAAATTTTTCGACGACATCTTTAACACTCTCAAGATCTTCCGTTATCCAAAATGGGTTGATCTCGACATCGTCAAGTACAGTACATCGGTGGATTCCAACTACAAACTCGGCGATGACTACGCCATTAACTTCCACGGCAAAATTCTATGGACTCCGCGGTTCTACGGCGAAGCCGGCTTCGGCATAAAGAAGTACTACTTCCTTCAACAAACTACTGAACAGGGCGCCACCCTTAACACCTTCTACGGGACCTTGGGTCTCGGCGTAAATTTCTAGTCTCAAAATGAGACAGATGCTCTGACTGTCCCGTTCCCTAAGAACTGTACAGCCCAAAACGTCACCCTGCCTTTCTAGCGAGCATAAAGGCCTCGTCCTGACGCACACTTAGGCGCCGCCGGCATAGCACGGTCTTTGAACATTAGAGGTTCAGAGAAGGATGCTATGAAAAAGCTGAAGCTGACTCCATTGCGCTTTGTTTTGTTATTAGGTGTGTTCCACCTGATCGGCGCCTCTCTGTCTTTTGCCGCAAGTCCGCTGGAAGCTTCTTGGCGCATGGCCCTTTCGGGCGTCGATGCGCAGGATTCGCAGTCCTCCAGCAAATACGTAGGCGTGGGCCTTGAGGCTCGCTCAAAATACCACCTGCTTCCCGACCTCTACTTCGCTTTAGATCCATTGATTCGTTTTGAAAACGGCAGCTATCAAACCATCGACGGCACTCGCAAAAATGAAAGCGGTCTTTACTTGAAAGAGGCCGCTGCCCACTGGCAGTTCCTGCAGGGTTCAGATCTTTCTGCGGGCGCACTGAATCAGACAAAAGTTCACTCAGAACTTCTTGTCGGCGATCAGGCCTTTCCGGCGGTTCGCGCCGATGTGCAGGTCTTTAAAATCGGCAATTTCCAGACGCTCGTCACAGCAGAACAAGCCATTCCAACCTCCAGCTCGCTGAGTACGAACACCACCGGTGTTGAGTCCACGCCGCGTTTTTTAAGTGCTTCACTGGCGCTGAACTACGAAGCTTCGCTGGGCCACTGGCGCACGCGTCTCGGTACTTTTAGCTATGATAATTTGCCATCAACGGTTGCAACAGAGAGCGGCTTCCGCGGCAACACGGTGATTTCTTTGACCGAGGCTGAATCTAAGTTCGTCTATGAATATCAAGGCGTGGAAGCCCTGACCTCTTTGCGCACACCTGTGATGCGCGGCTGGGATGTGCTGGCTGATGCGTCTTATTTGCAAAATAACAAAGCCCGTGCGGAATTAAGTCGTGCCTATGCAGCGTCCATCGGGTCTGAGTTCTACTTCATCGGCCGTAAGAGCCTTGAGATGAAACTGACGAGCTTCCGTATTGAACCGGATGCCGCCGTCGCGTTTTTTAACAGCAATAAGTTCTATAATACCAACCGCGTTGGTTATAGCTATGAATCCTTCATGAACTTTAAACGTTATAATTTCAGACTCGGCGCCCGTTACACGGAAGCC
The sequence above is drawn from the Bdellovibrionales bacterium genome and encodes:
- a CDS encoding MFS transporter; this encodes MIWGYIILAYLSLFALGISDNIRGPLFPEIIQAFHVSDTKGAVYYAISSFCGFLGSLFVRVLFLRWSRVRTLQFSLLLMAVGLVGMGSVQDFGWMLFFAAIFGASLGIVGVVQNVLVSVGSLPNKRQQMLAGLHSNYGLASVLAPLVVAVFSSWLGSWRYVFYVVAIVPVALLAGSFLWRDRGTADRKSSVSALTPPVPQTRKDHFGQIYLAVTLAFYVLAEIMVSSRLPLFVRRELGMDLQQSSYYLTGFFFFLLAGRLLFTFVHFKWPLRQMLGFFLLSSMLSCAVGLQGFPFFLALSGLFMAPFYPLAVLYTAGHYEKNMDSAVSYSMAIQSFFTVCMHGLVGYLTDRYGISMALWVGPMALAISFAMLISFEKVFKKTA
- a CDS encoding glycosyltransferase family 9 protein, translated to MAEKARFLIIRFSAFGDVTQSLSIPSAIKKAYPEAEVHWITRKDMAPLLRHHPAIDQIWEYDRKTGLKGLFALLKTMSTLHFSHIYDAHNNLRSRMVYWRLGLLRSTKFIRRSQKRWKRFLLFKLHKNTYEMPFSGQRDLLEPLAPWGIEKSLPPAPQIFIDPTDLEKADALLGEWKDKKYVALAPSAAYFLKRWPVSHFKQLIQLMPDLNFVLLGGPEDRFIEELLNVAPERTLNTAGKAPLTVSAALVKKSQVLVANDTGLLHVGEQLGKPSIALMGPAPFGFPSRPSTKIMELNLPCRPCSKHGQGPCVNQIYHQCLVDITPAQVATEVRSKLGVSL